Below is a window of Streptomyces sp. NBC_01429 DNA.
AGAAACAGCAGGTCGCTGCCACTTTCGGCGACGGCGTCGATGACAGGCGTGAAATCCTCGGTCGACAGCGGATAGGTGGTTTCGTGGACGACCTTGATGCCGTACTTCTCGGCATTCGCCTTGGCACCGAGAACGGGATTGCGCGAGAACTCGGCATCGGCGGACACGAGCGCCACGGTCTCAAGACGGGGCTTCTGCTCCGCAGCGAGAGCGAAGAACCCTTCCGTGAGTGCGGCGTTCGGGTCCGGCCCGGTGGGGGTCATGGCGAAGTAGTGCGGACAGAGCAGCGCGTTGTTGACGCCGAGACCCATCAGCCCGACGAAGAACCGCTCCCGCTCCACGATCAACGGCATGGCCGGCAGCAGGGTGTTGGTGCCGTATCCACCAATGACGAGATCCACCTTGTCTTCGTCGATCAGCCGCTGGTAGAGGCCGAGGACGAGATCGGCGTTCGCCTGATCGTCGTAGCAGACGAGTTCGACCGGGCGGCCGAGCAGGCCGCCCCGGCTGTTGATCCCTTCCCGCCAGATCTCATGAGCGAGACGGGCCGACCGGCTGTTGTCCGCGAGCGGACCGGTCAGCGACAGGCAGTACCCGATACGGATCGGTGCCGGGGCGGTAGCGATGTCAGGCCTCGCTTCCGGTGGGCGTGGCCAGGAGTTGCATCTCCCAGGCGAAGGCCACACCGCTGGCACCGCCGTGCTGCGCCTGGACCTCGACGGCGCCCGGCACGGTCTTCTCACGGGCCCAGTCGCGCTGCCACTCGCCCAGCACGGCCATCCAGGTGATCGGAACCACGCCGGCCTGGACCATGCGCCGCACGGCCATGTCGTGGGCTTCCTTCGAGACACCGCCCGAGGCATCGGTGACGACGAAGACCTCGAAGCCCTCGCCCGCTGCCTGTATAGCCGGCATCGCGACACAGATCTCCGTCCAGAGACCGGCGATGATCAGCTTCTTGCGTCCGGTCGCCTTGACGGCGTCCACAACGCGCTGGTCCTCCCAGGTGTTGATGAAGGTCCTGTTGATCGGCTTCTGCTCCGGGAACACATCCTGCACCCCCTGGAGGAGAAGGCCGCCGCGCTCCTCCAGAACGGTCGTCAGAATGGTCGGGACGTCGAACGCCTTGGCGGCCTTGGCGAGTCCGATGACGTTGTTGACAACCATCGTCGGTTCGTGGCTGTGCAGGTTGGCGACCTGAAACGGCTGGTGGTCGATCAGTACGACAACGCTCTCCTCGGGCGTCAGCAGTGCCTGAAGTCCGGTCTTGGCTTCCATGCTCATGGGACCTCTCTCCGGGTGTTCGTGTCTGCGGGTTCAGACGGGACACCGTCGATCTCGACGCCGGCGATACCGCCGCACGTGTTCTCGCCGACGCCCCTGAGACCGAGTCGGCCGAGCATCACGCTAAATCGGTCGACGCAGCCCTACTACCGGGCGCAACCTCCGAACTAGATGACGCATCACCTACATTAATGCTGACCACTTGATGCGTCAACTAAACGCCAGCCCGCGTGCGTTCGAGCCGCGAGGGTGACGTGGGAGCCAGAAGTTGATGCATCATCTACTCCTGGAAGACACATCCACAGCTGCG
It encodes the following:
- a CDS encoding amino acid ABC transporter substrate-binding protein is translated as MWPSPGRCNSWPRPPEARPDIATAPAPIRIGYCLSLTGPLADNSRSARLAHEIWREGINSRGGLLGRPVELVCYDDQANADLVLGLYQRLIDEDKVDLVIGGYGTNTLLPAMPLIVERERFFVGLMGLGVNNALLCPHYFAMTPTGPDPNAALTEGFFALAAEQKPRLETVALVSADAEFSRNPVLGAKANAEKYGIKVVHETTYPLSTEDFTPVIDAVAESGSDLLFLCSYLADSIGLARTIRSHHFQPKMVGGAMIGPQNTAVKTRLGPLLNGFVNYEYWAPVPKMMFPGVQELLNTYQERAGEAGVDLLGHYMVPLAYAQMQVVAQAVEATGGFDDASLSAYAREETFPTVMGDVRFGVKGEWSEPHVLQVQFQGISGHEVGQFQNGSRQVVVSPPESSSGELVFSYAEALAAE
- a CDS encoding hydrolase encodes the protein MSMEAKTGLQALLTPEESVVVLIDHQPFQVANLHSHEPTMVVNNVIGLAKAAKAFDVPTILTTVLEERGGLLLQGVQDVFPEQKPINRTFINTWEDQRVVDAVKATGRKKLIIAGLWTEICVAMPAIQAAGEGFEVFVVTDASGGVSKEAHDMAVRRMVQAGVVPITWMAVLGEWQRDWAREKTVPGAVEVQAQHGGASGVAFAWEMQLLATPTGSEA